The following proteins come from a genomic window of Edaphobacter sp. 4G125:
- the cysN gene encoding sulfate adenylyltransferase subunit CysN, protein MSAIVTGFEDFLEAHLGQEMLRFTTAGSVDDGKSTLIGRLLHDTKSVYEDQLAAVKKSRVNRAANGHVDLSLLTDGLKAEREQGITIDVAYRYFSTSRRKFIIADTPGHEQYTRNMATGASTADVAVVLIDANAFLREGKLLPQSRRHTYIAALLGIPHVVAAVNKMDLVGYSEESFRAIRAEFVEFASRLGLKSVTVIPVSALEGDNVVTPSQKMSWYDGPTLLEFLETVPLTIHDHHGPLRFPVQLVQRPHANFRGFAGQVARGVLREGDRVLALPSRRETKVHRIVTWDGDLQIAAYPQSVTVELEDEIDLSRGEMLVSAEREQDLPTSARRLRAMVVWMHEEPLVVGRTYVAKHTTRVARAKVTAIRYRVDVNSLEHVQTDRLAMNEIAEIEFETNLPLFFDAYTESRTTGSLILVDGLTNATVGAAMIVGAAESAGEDGEQAALVLIPGREDLADRVRDALEARGQRAAVIDDVLIPDDALVAVVRALTLVGGTAITARALSVETQAQLVRTVEAFADGRKVVAGNTLEEDEVLRLAGARI, encoded by the coding sequence AGGCACATCTCGGCCAGGAGATGTTGCGTTTTACTACCGCGGGAAGCGTGGATGATGGCAAGAGCACGCTGATCGGGCGCCTGCTGCACGATACGAAGAGCGTCTACGAGGATCAGCTTGCTGCGGTGAAGAAGAGCCGCGTGAACCGCGCTGCGAATGGTCATGTCGATCTTTCGTTGCTGACGGATGGTCTGAAGGCAGAGCGTGAGCAGGGCATTACGATTGATGTAGCTTACCGCTACTTTTCCACTTCGCGACGAAAGTTCATCATTGCCGATACTCCTGGCCACGAGCAGTACACGCGCAACATGGCGACGGGAGCCTCAACCGCTGATGTGGCTGTGGTGTTGATCGATGCCAACGCATTTCTGCGTGAGGGCAAGCTGCTGCCCCAGTCGCGCAGGCATACCTATATTGCGGCGCTGCTGGGAATCCCGCACGTCGTCGCCGCGGTGAACAAGATGGACCTGGTAGGCTACTCGGAAGAGAGCTTCCGGGCAATTCGCGCCGAGTTTGTGGAGTTTGCTTCGCGGTTAGGGCTGAAGAGCGTCACGGTTATTCCAGTCAGCGCGCTTGAGGGCGATAACGTCGTTACTCCAAGCCAAAAGATGTCGTGGTACGACGGGCCCACATTGCTGGAATTTCTGGAGACGGTGCCGCTGACGATTCATGATCATCACGGTCCCTTGCGGTTTCCCGTACAACTGGTGCAGCGGCCCCATGCGAACTTCCGTGGCTTTGCTGGTCAAGTCGCTCGCGGTGTATTGCGTGAAGGAGACCGTGTACTGGCGCTTCCTTCGCGGCGCGAGACGAAGGTACATCGCATTGTCACCTGGGATGGTGATCTGCAGATTGCCGCTTATCCACAGAGCGTGACGGTTGAGCTGGAAGACGAGATCGACCTGAGCCGGGGGGAGATGCTTGTCTCTGCCGAACGCGAGCAGGACTTGCCCACGAGCGCACGACGGCTGCGCGCCATGGTGGTGTGGATGCACGAGGAGCCATTGGTCGTTGGGCGTACCTACGTTGCGAAGCACACTACGCGAGTGGCACGGGCGAAGGTTACGGCGATTCGCTATCGTGTTGATGTGAACTCGCTGGAGCATGTTCAGACCGACCGATTGGCGATGAACGAGATCGCTGAGATCGAGTTTGAAACCAATCTTCCGCTCTTCTTCGATGCGTATACCGAGAGCAGGACGACGGGTTCGCTGATTTTGGTCGATGGTTTGACGAACGCGACCGTGGGCGCTGCGATGATCGTGGGCGCTGCGGAGAGCGCAGGCGAGGACGGTGAACAGGCAGCGCTGGTGCTGATACCGGGACGTGAAGATCTAGCGGATCGTGTACGCGATGCGCTGGAGGCTCGCGGGCAGCGCGCTGCAGTGATCGACGATGTATTGATTCCCGACGATGCTCTGGTGGCGGTTGTGCGTGCGTTGACTCTTGTTGGTGGGACCGCAATTACGGCGCGTGCCCTTTCGGTAGAAACGCAGGCGCAGCTTGTGCGTACGGTTGAGGCATTTGCCGACGGCAGGAAGGTTGTCGCGGGCAATACGTTGGAAGAAGACGAGGTTCTACGGCTTGCAGGAGCAAGGATATGA
- a CDS encoding phosphoadenylyl-sulfate reductase, with amino-acid sequence MSVIDSAVDYEALTAEALVDQVVQAAAKGSVCLTSSFQTEDMVALHMLRKHLPDVPVIFLETGYHFAEVIAYRDRMTAEWGLNLVNALPTTTVKEFEGQFGILNIVNPTACCAARKVEPLMRSLEPFDWWFTGLRREQSPTRANLKKVEDHKLPTGRHLKKISVLADWDWARVTEYAEREGIPQLELYARGYTSIGCEPCTAIPAAGADARSGRWGGQKLECGIHTFSEKS; translated from the coding sequence ATGAGCGTGATCGATTCGGCAGTGGACTATGAGGCTTTGACTGCAGAAGCGCTGGTGGACCAGGTGGTGCAGGCCGCTGCAAAGGGTTCAGTGTGCCTGACTTCAAGTTTTCAAACGGAGGACATGGTCGCTCTGCACATGCTACGCAAGCATCTTCCCGATGTTCCGGTGATCTTTCTGGAGACCGGATACCACTTCGCCGAGGTGATCGCGTATCGCGACCGCATGACAGCAGAGTGGGGTTTGAACCTGGTCAACGCTCTACCCACGACGACGGTGAAGGAGTTCGAAGGGCAGTTCGGAATTCTGAATATCGTGAATCCTACGGCGTGCTGCGCGGCGCGCAAGGTGGAGCCCTTGATGCGTTCGCTCGAGCCGTTTGACTGGTGGTTTACCGGGCTGCGGCGTGAGCAGTCTCCGACTCGAGCCAATCTCAAGAAGGTTGAGGACCACAAGCTGCCTACAGGAAGACACCTGAAGAAGATCAGCGTGTTGGCCGACTGGGATTGGGCGCGCGTAACTGAGTACGCTGAGCGCGAAGGGATTCCACAGCTGGAGCTTTATGCTCGCGGATACACCAGCATTGGGTGCGAGCCCTGCACTGCGATTCCAGCCGCAGGAGCGGATGCACGCAGTGGACGCTGGGGCGGCCAGAAGCTGGAGTGCGGCATCCACACCTTCTCAGAGAAGAGCTAG
- a CDS encoding S53 family peptidase, with translation MASRKSVSHFSTQPRTLLPGSEKNPIAPGDLGNPISSRHRITVSVMVRRKVPLQAEHTTGEQRLTRAQFRASHAADPAAVKLVRAFAKEYGLTIQPGTPAPGRRTMKLTGTITNLQRAFGVTLVHKSIGDDICRVRQGGIYLPQELVGPVVAILGLDNRPQAQPHFRFAGDTGAAANRIAQAGGFARPHASAISYTPVQVGQLYGFPSNSTAANQTIALLELGGGFRQADITAYFKSLGQKPPQVIAVSVSGAKNSPSNANGADGEVMLDIEVAAAVAPGARIVVYFAPNTDQGFIDAIGAAVHDTKYKPSILSISWGAPEVRWTAQAMNALDAVCQSAAALGITITVAAGDNGSSDGITDTQNHVDFPASSPHVLACGGTSLQSSNGAITAETVWNDQGGGATGGGVSNTFALPSWQSGANVPKPTTSAGGRGVPDVAGNADPNTGYTIRVDGQTIVIGGTSAVAPLWAGLIALANQQNGASAGFINPAIYTATAKAAFHDITQGNNGAFQATIGWDACTGLGSPIAPQLIPVVKPTSAPTKKKPAKSKGKKTAAKKSARTVARKKLPGKKKPPTLTLKRGKSNR, from the coding sequence ATGGCTTCCCGAAAGTCCGTCTCTCATTTTTCCACGCAGCCTCGTACCCTGCTTCCCGGCAGCGAAAAAAATCCTATCGCTCCTGGTGATCTCGGAAATCCCATCTCCAGCAGACACCGTATCACCGTCTCCGTGATGGTTCGTCGCAAAGTACCGCTTCAGGCTGAACACACCACAGGAGAACAGCGCCTCACTCGCGCCCAGTTTCGCGCCAGCCACGCAGCAGATCCTGCCGCAGTCAAACTCGTTCGCGCTTTTGCAAAGGAGTATGGCCTGACCATACAGCCCGGGACGCCCGCTCCCGGTCGCCGCACCATGAAGCTCACCGGAACGATTACAAATCTCCAGCGAGCCTTCGGCGTCACCCTCGTTCACAAATCCATTGGCGATGACATCTGCCGGGTCCGCCAAGGTGGAATCTACCTCCCGCAGGAACTCGTTGGGCCTGTCGTCGCAATTCTCGGCCTCGACAATCGTCCCCAGGCTCAGCCTCACTTCCGTTTCGCAGGAGATACAGGTGCTGCCGCCAATCGCATCGCACAGGCAGGTGGTTTCGCTCGTCCTCATGCTTCCGCTATCTCTTACACTCCGGTTCAGGTGGGCCAGCTCTATGGCTTTCCATCGAACTCCACCGCTGCGAACCAGACTATTGCTCTGCTTGAACTCGGGGGAGGTTTCCGCCAGGCCGACATCACTGCCTACTTCAAGTCGCTCGGTCAGAAGCCGCCGCAAGTCATCGCGGTTTCCGTCTCCGGAGCCAAAAACTCTCCGAGCAACGCCAATGGCGCGGACGGCGAGGTGATGTTGGACATCGAAGTCGCCGCCGCTGTCGCTCCCGGAGCCCGTATCGTGGTCTATTTTGCGCCCAATACCGACCAGGGTTTTATCGACGCTATCGGCGCCGCCGTACACGACACGAAGTACAAACCCAGTATCCTATCCATCTCCTGGGGAGCACCTGAGGTCCGGTGGACCGCACAGGCGATGAATGCACTCGACGCGGTCTGCCAGTCTGCGGCGGCTCTCGGCATCACCATTACCGTCGCTGCGGGAGACAACGGTTCCTCCGACGGCATTACTGACACTCAGAATCACGTTGACTTCCCCGCCTCCAGCCCGCATGTCCTCGCCTGCGGCGGAACGAGTCTGCAAAGCTCCAATGGAGCCATCACCGCCGAAACCGTATGGAACGATCAAGGAGGTGGCGCGACCGGCGGCGGTGTGTCGAACACCTTCGCTCTGCCTTCATGGCAGTCCGGCGCGAACGTCCCTAAGCCTACAACCTCTGCTGGAGGTCGCGGGGTTCCTGATGTAGCGGGCAACGCCGACCCAAACACCGGCTACACGATCCGCGTCGATGGACAAACCATTGTGATCGGAGGCACCAGCGCTGTTGCTCCGTTGTGGGCCGGTCTCATCGCGCTGGCCAACCAACAAAATGGGGCCTCCGCTGGCTTCATCAATCCGGCGATCTACACTGCCACCGCGAAGGCTGCTTTCCACGACATCACGCAGGGCAATAACGGAGCCTTCCAGGCTACTATCGGTTGGGATGCCTGCACTGGACTGGGTTCTCCTATCGCACCTCAACTTATCCCCGTTGTGAAACCTACCTCCGCGCCTACGAAAAAGAAGCCTGCTAAGAGCAAAGGAAAGAAAACAGCCGCGAAGAAATCGGCTCGGACTGTCGCTCGAAAGAAACTGCCCGGCAAAAAGAAGCCGCCAACGCTGACCCTCAAACGAGGAAAGAGCAACCGCTAG
- a CDS encoding amidohydrolase family protein, whose amino-acid sequence MTQRIDAHHHLWRYSVKEYGWIDGSMAALQRDFLPEDLIAAMRSAGVDGTIAVQARQTLEETHWLLELADRHQEICGVAGWAPIASPEFRASLEALVGQPKLKGLRHIVQAEPDENFILREDFNRGIRILHGTGLVYDILIYERHLPQAIAFVDRHPDQVFVLDHIAKPRIGEGALEPWATQIRELAKRENVFCKISGMVTEADWKRWTPEGLRPYLDTVVEAFGPKRLMVGSDWPVCLVACGYAQWFHLLEQYFTGFSVQERDAVFGDNARRVYGI is encoded by the coding sequence GTGACGCAAAGGATTGATGCGCATCACCATCTATGGCGGTACTCGGTGAAAGAGTATGGATGGATCGATGGAAGCATGGCTGCACTACAGCGAGACTTTTTGCCGGAAGACCTGATCGCTGCAATGCGCTCGGCAGGAGTCGACGGAACGATTGCGGTGCAGGCACGGCAGACTCTGGAGGAGACGCACTGGCTGCTGGAGCTGGCGGATCGGCATCAAGAGATTTGCGGAGTTGCCGGATGGGCTCCGATTGCGAGTCCTGAGTTTCGCGCGAGTCTTGAGGCGCTCGTCGGTCAACCAAAGCTAAAAGGTCTGCGGCATATCGTTCAGGCGGAGCCAGATGAGAATTTCATTCTGCGGGAGGATTTCAATCGCGGGATTCGCATTTTGCACGGAACCGGGCTGGTCTACGACATTCTGATCTATGAGCGGCATCTACCGCAGGCGATTGCGTTTGTGGATCGTCATCCGGATCAGGTATTTGTGCTGGACCACATCGCCAAGCCACGGATCGGTGAAGGCGCGCTGGAGCCATGGGCTACGCAGATACGGGAGTTGGCGAAACGGGAAAATGTTTTCTGCAAGATCTCTGGGATGGTGACGGAGGCGGACTGGAAGCGATGGACTCCTGAGGGGCTTCGGCCATATCTGGATACGGTGGTGGAAGCATTTGGTCCGAAGCGCCTGATGGTTGGGTCTGATTGGCCGGTGTGTCTAGTGGCCTGCGGATATGCGCAGTGGTTTCACCTACTGGAGCAGTATTTCACTGGATTCAGCGTACAGGAGCGCGATGCGGTCTTTGGCGATAATGCCAGGCGCGTGTATGGGATATAA
- the fucP gene encoding L-fucose:H+ symporter permease produces MQISAPVTGTKTNTATSGKHPVFPVGNMVPFVLVTVLFFLWGMSNNLTDILVQQFRKSLELSQFSAQLVQTANFLGYFCMAIPAGLVMRRWGYKTGMVAGLVIFGSGMLLFLPAAVRGQYAMFLVALFTVGCGASILETAANPFIAQFGDPVTSEQRLNFSQAFNPPGTIAGVLIGTYFIFSGVEPNAVEIGQMKAAGTYQAYLHGEIMRVVPTYLAFGVVVLLCALILSRTKFPVIQSEHEGAGEDHGSFAELLQNPAIWIAVAANFCNVGAQVSSWSSLIPYMKQYTVVSERTAAHYLTAVLIAMMIGRFVSTPLMRYIRPSLMLGAYGVCNAVMMLIAVLRPGMLGAWAVVASGFFISIMFPTIFALGLKGLGRNTKLGGSLLVMAIVGGAVFPPIAGLIARQTGSLALGYLVSLVGFAVVGIYGFYQSTQRTLLSGPAY; encoded by the coding sequence ATGCAGATTTCAGCACCGGTAACAGGCACAAAGACGAATACGGCAACGAGCGGAAAACATCCGGTGTTTCCGGTGGGAAACATGGTGCCCTTTGTGTTGGTTACAGTGTTGTTCTTCCTGTGGGGAATGTCGAATAACCTGACGGACATTCTGGTGCAGCAGTTCCGGAAATCGCTGGAGCTTTCGCAGTTCAGCGCACAGTTGGTGCAGACGGCAAACTTTCTTGGATATTTCTGCATGGCGATTCCAGCTGGCCTGGTGATGCGGCGGTGGGGATACAAGACCGGAATGGTGGCCGGCCTGGTGATCTTCGGTTCGGGAATGTTGTTGTTTCTGCCTGCCGCTGTGCGCGGGCAGTATGCGATGTTCCTTGTCGCGCTGTTTACGGTGGGTTGCGGCGCTTCGATTCTGGAGACGGCGGCGAATCCCTTCATCGCGCAGTTTGGCGATCCGGTGACTTCGGAACAGCGGTTGAATTTTTCACAAGCATTCAACCCTCCGGGGACGATTGCCGGCGTACTGATTGGTACATACTTCATCTTCTCGGGCGTAGAGCCCAATGCGGTGGAGATTGGACAGATGAAGGCGGCAGGAACGTATCAGGCCTATCTGCATGGCGAGATCATGCGTGTCGTGCCGACATATCTTGCGTTCGGAGTCGTTGTGCTTCTATGCGCATTGATCCTCTCCAGAACGAAGTTTCCGGTGATTCAATCGGAACATGAAGGAGCAGGAGAAGATCACGGGAGCTTTGCCGAACTACTTCAAAATCCCGCTATCTGGATTGCGGTGGCGGCGAATTTCTGCAACGTTGGTGCGCAGGTTTCGTCGTGGAGCAGCTTGATTCCCTATATGAAGCAGTACACGGTGGTGAGTGAACGAACGGCAGCGCACTATCTGACAGCGGTCCTGATTGCGATGATGATTGGAAGATTCGTATCAACTCCGCTGATGCGCTATATCCGGCCGAGTCTAATGCTGGGTGCGTATGGTGTCTGCAATGCGGTGATGATGCTGATCGCAGTATTACGGCCGGGAATGCTGGGCGCGTGGGCTGTGGTTGCGAGCGGCTTTTTCATCTCCATCATGTTTCCGACGATCTTTGCTCTTGGGTTGAAAGGATTGGGCAGAAATACCAAATTGGGCGGATCCCTTCTGGTGATGGCCATCGTTGGAGGAGCGGTCTTTCCGCCGATTGCTGGTTTGATCGCACGGCAGACGGGAAGTCTGGCCTTGGGATACCTCGTTTCGCTGGTTGGCTTTGCAGTCGTAGGGATCTATGGGTTCTATCAGTCAACTCAGAGGACGCTGCTGTCAGGACCAGCGTACTAG
- a CDS encoding PepSY-associated TM helix domain-containing protein, producing the protein MPTSIQTQPSKPAPGLRVHLRRKTAVVARWLHIYLSMGSFAIVLFFAVTGLTLNHADWFSNQEKTIHSTGQMPQEWVRPSGKTEPAKLEIVERLRSANKLHGTVSDFRIDDDQLSVSFKAPGYSADVAIDRSTGHYDLIEVRNGFVAVINDLHKGRDAGKTWIWLIDLSAILLTLVSLTGLLLLFFVYKRRTSGLILAAVGTLLCYLVYLRFVP; encoded by the coding sequence ATGCCTACATCGATCCAAACTCAGCCCTCCAAACCTGCACCCGGACTTCGCGTTCACCTGCGACGCAAAACTGCGGTCGTCGCGCGATGGCTCCATATCTATCTCTCGATGGGGTCGTTTGCGATCGTCCTGTTCTTTGCCGTTACCGGCCTCACTCTCAACCACGCCGACTGGTTCTCGAATCAGGAAAAGACCATCCACTCTACCGGCCAGATGCCGCAAGAGTGGGTTCGACCTTCCGGCAAGACCGAACCAGCAAAACTCGAGATCGTCGAGCGACTTCGCTCCGCTAATAAACTTCACGGAACCGTCTCCGATTTCCGCATCGACGACGATCAGCTCTCCGTCTCGTTCAAAGCGCCCGGCTACTCCGCAGATGTCGCCATCGATCGCAGCACCGGCCACTATGACCTCATTGAGGTCCGGAACGGCTTTGTCGCGGTTATCAACGATCTGCACAAAGGACGTGATGCTGGAAAGACATGGATCTGGCTGATCGACCTATCGGCCATTCTGCTCACCCTGGTCTCACTGACAGGACTGCTGCTTCTCTTCTTCGTCTACAAACGGCGAACCTCCGGCCTGATCCTGGCCGCAGTGGGGACACTCCTCTGCTACCTCGTCTATCTACGCTTCGTCCCTTAG
- a CDS encoding DUF2271 domain-containing protein encodes MNPFKISAALLLSLAIPLASAQSQSSLYISHHENVLGTSLELKLRTSSKAQAAKAEEAVLHEIDRENRILSAWSPTSEFSRWNSTHNIPVHVSPELYEVLDLFDHWRQQTGGALDASAETAVRAWKLAAVEDREPTDAELQRAVAAMQRPHWSLDPVHHTATHLDDAPIALNSFAKSYIANHAANAALAAGATGVLLNIGGDIVLRGNITERVAITDPRAAAENDPPIDLVRLSNRTIATSGDYRRGFDIHGTHYSHIIDPRTAEPAESVLSSTVIAGDPATAGALATAFSVMSPSQSRKLAASMPDVDYLLILRDGRTITSRNWSSREVPRIQTVAYVPQKKAAPSLDLLINFELARIDDPRYRRPYVAVWVEDADHFPVRTLALWFQKPRWLPELKSWYHADQVRNLAEGTDLSTTISSATRSPGKYTLRWDGKDNAGKPVKPGKYTIFIEASREHGTHGLMRQEINWDGKTPALFTLSGNKEIASAALDYGKHN; translated from the coding sequence ATGAATCCCTTTAAGATCTCTGCAGCCCTTCTGCTTTCGCTCGCGATTCCTCTCGCCTCTGCCCAGTCGCAGTCTTCTCTCTATATCTCGCATCATGAAAACGTCCTCGGAACCTCGCTCGAGCTCAAGCTGCGCACCTCCAGCAAAGCTCAGGCTGCAAAAGCAGAAGAGGCCGTGCTCCACGAGATTGATCGCGAGAACCGCATCCTCAGCGCCTGGTCTCCCACCAGCGAGTTCTCCCGCTGGAACAGCACCCACAACATTCCTGTTCACGTCTCGCCCGAACTCTACGAGGTACTCGATCTCTTCGATCATTGGCGCCAGCAGACCGGCGGTGCTCTCGATGCCTCCGCGGAAACAGCAGTGCGCGCATGGAAACTTGCCGCAGTCGAAGACCGTGAGCCCACCGACGCTGAACTCCAGAGAGCCGTCGCCGCCATGCAGCGCCCTCACTGGTCGCTCGATCCGGTTCATCACACGGCAACTCACCTCGATGATGCTCCTATCGCATTGAACTCTTTCGCCAAGAGCTATATCGCGAACCATGCCGCCAATGCAGCGCTTGCGGCTGGAGCCACCGGAGTCCTCCTCAACATCGGCGGAGACATTGTCCTTCGCGGAAACATTACCGAACGAGTCGCCATCACCGATCCTCGCGCCGCGGCGGAGAACGATCCCCCTATCGATCTCGTCCGACTCTCGAACCGCACCATTGCGACCAGCGGTGACTACCGGCGCGGCTTCGATATTCATGGCACTCACTACTCTCACATCATCGACCCGCGCACTGCCGAACCGGCAGAGTCCGTTCTTTCTTCAACCGTAATCGCAGGTGACCCCGCAACTGCCGGAGCCCTGGCTACAGCCTTCTCTGTCATGTCACCCAGCCAGAGCCGCAAATTAGCCGCTTCGATGCCGGACGTCGATTATCTGTTGATCCTTCGCGATGGCCGTACTATCACTAGCCGCAACTGGTCCTCGCGTGAAGTCCCCCGGATTCAAACGGTCGCCTACGTTCCACAGAAGAAAGCTGCGCCATCGCTCGATCTGCTCATCAACTTTGAACTCGCGCGCATCGACGATCCGCGCTATCGCAGACCCTACGTTGCCGTATGGGTTGAAGATGCCGACCACTTCCCTGTGCGTACCCTGGCGCTCTGGTTCCAGAAACCCCGTTGGCTCCCCGAGCTGAAGTCCTGGTACCACGCCGATCAGGTTCGCAACCTCGCCGAAGGAACGGACCTCTCCACCACCATCTCTTCTGCGACTCGGTCACCCGGAAAATACACCCTCCGCTGGGATGGAAAAGATAACGCAGGGAAACCCGTGAAACCCGGCAAATACACCATCTTCATCGAAGCCTCACGCGAACACGGGACCCACGGCCTGATGCGTCAGGAGATCAACTGGGACGGCAAGACTCCAGCCCTGTTCACACTTTCCGGAAATAAGGAGATAGCGAGCGCCGCTCTTGACTACGGTAAGCACAACTAA
- a CDS encoding EF-hand domain-containing protein codes for MHRKYLSLSLLLIVSPALAQGPGAPPLRPAFLALDTNHDGKLSADEIAAASTSLLTLDLDHDGQLTSLEYLPNPADPNANKPDETVQRLMALDRNGDGVLTRDEVPERLQGFFTRADINHDGKLTPDEIRASAAGQTGPKGRVQHSGNATRMDPILDAIDTNHDGILSAEEIAAAPVSLKSLDKDGDGELSSAELRPRQMTPVDRAKHMLDEWDTNKDGKIAKAEAPDRMQQQFESIDTNHDGFLTEDELVVYFTNLPPQQPRREGNSNEASHPQGTRP; via the coding sequence ATGCATCGTAAGTACTTATCACTCTCTCTGTTGCTGATTGTGTCCCCAGCTCTGGCACAAGGGCCCGGTGCACCTCCACTTCGGCCGGCATTTCTGGCGCTCGATACCAACCATGATGGCAAGCTCTCTGCGGACGAAATCGCTGCCGCCAGCACCTCACTTCTCACCCTCGATCTCGACCATGACGGCCAGTTGACCTCGCTCGAATATCTTCCCAATCCTGCCGATCCGAACGCCAATAAACCAGATGAAACAGTGCAGCGTCTGATGGCGCTCGATCGCAATGGCGATGGCGTTCTCACTCGCGACGAGGTACCGGAACGTCTTCAGGGCTTCTTCACGCGAGCCGATATCAACCACGACGGCAAACTGACACCCGATGAGATTCGTGCCTCAGCGGCGGGCCAGACAGGTCCCAAGGGACGTGTTCAGCACTCAGGCAATGCCACTCGTATGGATCCCATCCTGGACGCTATCGACACCAACCATGACGGAATCCTCTCCGCCGAAGAGATCGCCGCTGCTCCAGTTTCGTTAAAGTCTCTTGATAAAGATGGCGATGGTGAACTTTCCTCAGCAGAACTCCGTCCTAGACAGATGACACCCGTCGACCGGGCCAAACACATGCTCGACGAGTGGGACACCAATAAGGACGGCAAGATCGCGAAAGCCGAAGCTCCCGATCGTATGCAACAGCAGTTTGAAAGCATCGATACCAATCACGACGGTTTTCTTACTGAAGACGAGCTTGTCGTCTACTTCACAAATCTGCCTCCTCAGCAGCCTCGTCGCGAAGGCAACAGCAATGAAGCTTCTCATCCTCAAGGAACGCGTCCCTGA
- a CDS encoding glycoside hydrolase family 27 protein, with product MIPSMRSFLAIVLLASLSVSAQTKSQPKLAERPYMGWSSWSFLRGKVSEETVKAQVDVLFAAKLPDYGYRYINLDAGWSDGWDEHGIPKANLTKFPSGMDGFGQYLHSKGLHFGIYMMPGIDPKLYDANPIIEGTNAHIKDITITTLPGSTHKGSYKIDFSKPAARTYVFSMLRQFARWKVDFIKLDFVGPGGGNLPADNREELRVWHQAILATHRPIWLELSNWMSIDQAPLWRANANGWRIENDVECYPCGRSTDPAIKGNLTIWSKVVERFSDLRPWIAYAKPGGWNDLDSIEIGNGDKDGITPAERQTMFTLWAISCAPLYLGTDLTHMDPADLAILTNKNLIAINQAGVPASPLDIQQLRSKQQQAWFTKNRDGSFTLALFNLGPESADIKFDWRELDALRDTNFAARPPKLTDLVTNQDVPTPPSELNFTLDSHASRVFRLTPSR from the coding sequence ATGATTCCGTCCATGCGTTCCTTCCTGGCCATCGTCCTCCTTGCGTCTCTCTCTGTCTCTGCTCAGACCAAATCACAGCCGAAGCTCGCCGAACGCCCCTACATGGGCTGGAGTAGCTGGTCTTTCCTGCGAGGCAAGGTCTCCGAAGAAACGGTCAAAGCGCAGGTGGATGTACTCTTCGCAGCTAAGCTCCCCGACTACGGCTACCGCTACATCAATCTAGACGCAGGATGGTCCGACGGATGGGACGAGCACGGCATCCCCAAAGCTAACCTCACGAAATTCCCTTCCGGCATGGATGGCTTTGGCCAGTACCTCCACTCCAAGGGACTGCACTTCGGCATCTACATGATGCCTGGCATCGATCCGAAGCTGTACGATGCCAACCCCATCATCGAAGGCACCAACGCGCATATCAAAGACATCACCATCACTACGCTTCCCGGAAGCACTCACAAGGGCTCCTACAAAATCGATTTCTCCAAGCCCGCTGCTCGAACTTATGTCTTCTCCATGCTTCGCCAGTTCGCCCGCTGGAAGGTCGATTTCATCAAGCTCGATTTCGTCGGTCCCGGTGGCGGCAATCTCCCTGCCGATAATCGCGAAGAACTCCGTGTCTGGCACCAAGCCATTCTTGCGACCCATCGTCCTATCTGGCTCGAGCTCTCCAACTGGATGTCCATCGATCAAGCTCCCCTCTGGCGCGCCAACGCCAATGGCTGGCGCATTGAAAACGATGTCGAGTGCTACCCCTGCGGCCGCTCTACCGATCCCGCTATCAAAGGAAATCTCACCATCTGGTCCAAAGTCGTCGAGCGCTTCTCCGATCTCCGCCCCTGGATCGCCTACGCTAAACCCGGCGGCTGGAACGACCTCGACTCCATCGAGATCGGCAATGGCGACAAAGACGGCATTACCCCAGCCGAGCGCCAGACCATGTTCACTCTCTGGGCAATCTCCTGCGCTCCGCTCTACCTCGGCACCGATCTCACCCACATGGATCCTGCCGATCTCGCCATCCTCACCAACAAAAATCTCATCGCGATCAATCAGGCCGGCGTACCGGCATCACCGCTCGACATCCAACAACTCCGCAGCAAACAACAACAGGCATGGTTCACCAAAAACCGCGACGGCTCTTTCACGCTCGCCCTCTTCAATCTGGGACCTGAATCCGCCGACATTAAATTTGACTGGCGCGAACTCGACGCCCTTCGCGACACCAACTTCGCCGCTCGTCCACCCAAACTTACCGATCTCGTCACCAATCAGGACGTCCCAACACCGCCAAGCGAACTCAACTTCACCCTCGACTCGCACGCTTCCAGGGTCTTCCGACTGACCCCGTCCCGATAA